A single genomic interval of Camelina sativa cultivar DH55 chromosome 11, Cs, whole genome shotgun sequence harbors:
- the LOC104725339 gene encoding adenylylsulfatase HINT3 isoform X2: protein MEARRLAILCSHLNPPGPNPSRDPTLRVSVCNSVSSGDDGKLESSNLQNDCVFCKIIRGESPCLKLYEDDMCLCILDTNPLSNGHSLIIPKLHYPTLEETPPSVVSAMCSKVPLISNAIVKATDSDSFNLLVNNGAAAGQVIFHTHIHIIPRKEHDCLWASESVRRHTLKLDKEASQLVSRVRQQLCSLPQEQLVQPS, encoded by the exons ATGGAAGCTAGAAGGCTTGCGATCCTCTGTTCACACCTCAACCCACCTGGTCCGAACCCGTCCCGAGACCCGACTCTCAGGGTCTCCGTTTGCAACTCTGTTTCGTCCGGCGACGACGGGAAACTGGAATCATCCAATCTCCAAAACGACTGTGTTTTCTGTAAGATTATCCGTGGCGAGTCTCCATGTCTCAAG TTGTACGAGGATGATATGTGTTTGTGTATACTGGATACTAATCCACTAAGCAATGG GCACTCCCTTATTATTCCCAAATTACATTATCCAACTTTGGAGGAAACTCCTCCCTCA GTCGTTTCTGCCATGTGTTCCAAAGTGCCTCTTATTAGTAACGCCATCGTGAAAGCTACTGACAGTG ATTCATTTAACTTATTGGTTAACAACGGCGCAGCAGCTGGACAAGTCATATTTCAC ACACACATTCACATAATCCCGCGTAAGGAACATGACTGCTTATGGGCTTCCGAG AGCGTACGGAGACACACGCTGAAACTTGACAAGGAAGCATCTCAACTG GTATCGCGTGTTCGACAGCAATTGTGTAGCCTTCCTCAAGAACAATTGGTTCAGCCCTCATAA
- the LOC104725339 gene encoding adenylylsulfatase HINT3 isoform X1: protein MEARRLAILCSHLNPPGPNPSRDPTLRVSVCNSVSSGDDGKLESSNLQNDCVFCKIIRGESPCLKLYEDDMCLCILDTNPLSNGHSLIIPKLHYPTLEETPPSVVSAMCSKVPLISNAIVKATDSDSFNLLVNNGAAAGQVIFHTHIHIIPRKEHDCLWASESVRRHTLKLDKEASQLVSRVRQQLCSLPQEQLVQPS, encoded by the exons ATGGAAGCTAGAAGGCTTGCGATCCTCTGTTCACACCTCAACCCACCTGGTCCGAACCCGTCCCGAGACCCGACTCTCAGGGTCTCCGTTTGCAACTCTGTTTCGTCCGGCGACGACGGGAAACTGGAATCATCCAATCTCCAAAACGACTGTGTTTTCTGTAAGATTATCCGTGGCGAGTCTCCATGTCTCAAG TTGTACGAGGATGATATGTGTTTGTGTATACTGGATACTAATCCACTAAGCAATGG GCACTCCCTTATTATTCCCAAATTACATTATCCAACTTTGGAGGAAACTCCTCCCTCA GTCGTTTCTGCCATGTGTTCCAAAGTGCCTCTTATTAGTAACGCCATCGTGAAAGCTACTGACAGTG ATTCATTTAACTTATTGGTTAACAACGGCGCAGCAGCTGGACAAGTCATATTTCAC ACACACATTCACATAATCCCGCGTAAGGAACATGACTGCTTATGGGCTTCCGAG AGCGTACGGAGACACACGCTGAAACTTGACAAGGAAGCATCTCAACTGGTATCGCGTGTTCGACAGCAATTGTGTAGCCTTCCTCAAGAACAATTGGTTCAGCCCTCATAA
- the LOC104728692 gene encoding uncharacterized protein LOC104728692 gives MVPTDRLEFTSGTPLPDGSKYRQIVGSTSPGQTLRFLSTSYLSLCIVLLIFIDWQSREFFAILLGLKTVVSFFVATIPLLFMPSQMLIGETTRMITLRHGHISFILVVIMLLGLLRSKNLFLALLERQEYWAVADATSELCWVVSFLRELGIKFVTQPIIYCDNVGASYLVANPMFHSGMKHVALDYHFVRELVQYGFFESLMCLPGISWQMH, from the coding sequence ATGGTACCTACTGATCGCTTGGAGTTCACGTCGGGAACACCACTTCCTGATGGCTCAAAGTATCGTCAGATTGTTGGGAGCACTTCACCAGGTCAAACACTGCGTTTTCTGTCAACAAGTTATCTCAGTTTATGCATCGTCCTATTAATATTCATTGATTGGCAATCAAGAGAGTTCTTCGCTATCTTGCTGGGACTAAAGACCGTGGTATCTTTCTTCGTCGCAACAATACCATTGCTCTTCATGCCTTCTCAGATGCTGATTGGAGAAACAACAAGGATGATTACACTTCGACATGGGCATATATCATTTATCTTGGTAGTAATCATGTTGCTTGGTCTTCTAAGAAGCAAAAATCTGTTTCTCGCTCTTCTAGAGAGGCAGGAATATTGGGCTGTTGCTGACGCAACTTCAGAGCTCTGTTGGGTTGTGTCTTTTCTACGGGAGTTGGGCATCAAGTTTGTAACCCAGCCTATCATATATTGTGACAATGTAGGAGCATCGTATCTTGTTGCTAATCCTATGTTTCATTCGGGAATGAAACATGTGGCTTTAGATTATCATTTTGTTCGTGAATTGGTCCAATATGGTTTTTTCGAGTCTCTCATGTGTCTACCAGGGATCAGTTGGCAGATGCATTGA